A window of Reinekea marina contains these coding sequences:
- a CDS encoding VWA domain-containing protein, whose protein sequence is MLLRFYVSRWVIVFSICLSILAAMLPARAFADVRILLDVSKSMAQNDPENFRLDAISQMIEQLPNGEKAGVWTFGEYVNMLVPHESVDAQWRREAMAAVKRLNAPAIRTNMGGALEKSSYDFNYSTYQGPVHFVLITDGKVDIAPNQEVNRVERTRLIEWVVPKFIEANAVIHTVAISNQADRSLLKQLSDQSGGQHHVLNSGQALTTSLMSVMSDIAPKTQIPMENKGFTVDSGISEVTVLMRHDAGAVSLISPMGDITSAVSPMDQRWRVGAGYSQVTIESPASGRWQVQGDISDNSQISVLSDINIRWINPTASAVAKGTVVSLEAEIVDPSGQRLSAIDPNLMNVEVRANQQVVGSQLDQGVISARLLPRQDQRPLEVEVMLDGGTFKRLIYRQLRYVEPYTSEVLITKDHYEWRIYPNQRLSQFSAISATARAVSNNNSLAGDFIEVDGGYLVWKLPFDATPGEYTATVTGDIESDGSVIMINPQAVTLTVPPSAMGDFLMTPEWVAQQSEMMAENTEEIAPEPIEEMAAETVTVNPDAEWVEEVEPTEESSGLGIMTYMLLSIPGIIVLVGAYFVYRKLESKSSSSDEDDELLMGEEDFADLDSLDVASVDADLDLSVPDAEDDFADAPVMDDIVDSEPELPTPEATEAPTADMEDMLDDIADLQSQADSDTVVEGEEDDDLFDIGSLDDDLADLDLALDGDDPFADSNDDDTKN, encoded by the coding sequence ATGTTGCTTCGATTTTATGTTTCACGGTGGGTTATTGTTTTCAGTATTTGCCTGTCTATTTTGGCGGCCATGCTGCCGGCTAGGGCGTTTGCAGATGTCCGAATTTTGCTCGATGTTTCAAAAAGCATGGCTCAAAATGACCCTGAGAATTTTCGCTTAGATGCGATTAGTCAAATGATCGAGCAATTACCGAATGGCGAAAAGGCTGGTGTTTGGACATTTGGTGAATACGTCAATATGTTGGTGCCCCATGAATCGGTTGATGCGCAGTGGCGGCGTGAGGCAATGGCAGCGGTAAAGCGTTTAAATGCGCCAGCTATCCGAACAAACATGGGCGGCGCGCTTGAAAAATCTTCATACGATTTTAATTATTCTACGTATCAAGGTCCGGTACACTTTGTTCTGATTACCGATGGTAAAGTTGATATTGCGCCTAACCAAGAAGTGAATCGAGTTGAACGTACCCGCCTAATAGAATGGGTGGTGCCTAAATTTATAGAGGCGAATGCGGTTATTCATACCGTGGCAATATCTAACCAAGCCGACCGATCTCTTTTAAAGCAGTTATCCGACCAATCAGGTGGTCAACACCACGTACTCAATAGCGGGCAAGCACTGACCACTTCGCTCATGAGTGTTATGTCGGATATTGCGCCGAAAACTCAAATTCCGATGGAAAATAAAGGGTTTACCGTAGACTCAGGTATTTCTGAAGTGACGGTGTTGATGCGCCATGACGCAGGAGCCGTCAGTTTAATCTCTCCAATGGGCGATATTACGTCTGCAGTTTCACCGATGGATCAGCGCTGGCGAGTCGGAGCTGGGTATTCTCAAGTTACCATAGAATCCCCTGCGTCAGGTCGCTGGCAGGTTCAAGGTGATATCAGTGATAACTCTCAAATCAGCGTACTCTCTGATATAAATATTCGATGGATAAACCCAACGGCTTCAGCCGTGGCGAAGGGCACCGTTGTTTCGCTTGAAGCTGAAATAGTAGACCCCAGTGGTCAGCGTTTATCGGCAATTGACCCAAATTTGATGAATGTCGAAGTGCGTGCCAATCAACAAGTAGTCGGATCTCAATTAGATCAAGGCGTCATAAGTGCCCGATTGCTTCCCCGCCAAGATCAACGACCGCTTGAAGTCGAAGTCATGCTAGATGGAGGTACGTTTAAGCGGCTAATTTACCGACAGTTGCGCTATGTTGAGCCCTATACATCTGAAGTATTGATCACCAAAGATCACTATGAGTGGCGGATATACCCGAATCAACGATTAAGCCAATTCAGTGCAATCAGCGCTACGGCTCGGGCCGTGAGCAATAATAATTCCTTGGCAGGAGATTTTATTGAAGTCGATGGAGGTTACTTGGTTTGGAAACTTCCGTTTGATGCCACTCCAGGAGAATACACCGCAACGGTCACAGGTGATATTGAATCGGATGGCTCGGTCATCATGATAAACCCTCAGGCAGTAACGTTAACGGTTCCGCCATCTGCCATGGGTGATTTTTTAATGACACCTGAGTGGGTAGCGCAACAAAGCGAAATGATGGCAGAGAACACCGAAGAAATAGCGCCGGAACCTATAGAAGAGATGGCCGCTGAAACTGTAACTGTTAACCCAGATGCTGAATGGGTTGAAGAAGTAGAGCCCACCGAAGAATCTTCAGGGTTGGGGATAATGACCTACATGCTCCTATCTATACCTGGGATTATCGTGCTGGTTGGCGCTTACTTTGTGTATCGAAAATTAGAATCAAAATCGTCTTCTTCAGATGAAGATGATGAACTTTTGATGGGTGAGGAAGATTTTGCCGATTTGGATTCACTTGATGTTGCGTCCGTTGATGCCGACTTAGATTTAAGTGTGCCCGATGCGGAAGATGATTTCGCTGATGCACCGGTTATGGATGATATTGTCGATAGTGAACCTGAATTGCCAACACCTGAAGCCACTGAAGCGCCTACTGCAGATATGGAAGACATGTTAGATGATATTGCCGATTTACAATCACAAGCTGACTCAGATACCGTTGTCGAAGGTGAAGAAGATGATGATTTGTTTGATATTGGTTCTTTAGACGATGATCTTGCCGACCTTGATTTAGCCTTAGATGGTGATGACCCATTTGCAGATTCCAATGATGATGACACTAAAAATTAA
- a CDS encoding class II glutamine amidotransferase, with product MCELLAMSANVPTDIVFSFSGLIRRGGQTGPHSDGFGICFYEHNGVREFKDYLASAESKIAQFLTTYPIKSKVVISHIRQANVGQVSLQNTHPFQRELWGKPWTYAHNGQMPIEHIPQPSEFTPIGQTDSEKLFCWLLSTLKAKSHPDATLDEVCSLMLSVCSQANQLGVSNILLSDGNYLFVFCSNRLSWITRRSPFGEAKLCDDDIKVDFSSVTTENDVVTVIATTPLTNNEHWHEMKPGELRVFKEGESVWQGYSEPVIHKKTADL from the coding sequence ATGTGTGAGTTACTGGCGATGAGCGCTAATGTACCAACGGATATTGTATTTAGTTTCAGTGGTCTAATACGCCGGGGCGGGCAAACAGGACCGCACTCTGATGGGTTTGGCATTTGTTTTTACGAACACAATGGTGTGCGAGAATTCAAAGATTATCTCGCTTCGGCTGAGTCTAAAATTGCTCAATTTCTAACGACATACCCAATAAAAAGTAAGGTTGTAATCAGCCACATTCGGCAAGCGAATGTCGGACAGGTGAGCCTTCAAAATACCCACCCCTTTCAGCGTGAATTGTGGGGTAAGCCTTGGACATATGCTCACAATGGCCAAATGCCTATTGAGCACATTCCACAACCTTCCGAATTTACTCCCATTGGCCAAACCGACAGTGAAAAACTATTTTGTTGGTTATTAAGTACACTCAAAGCAAAAAGCCACCCCGATGCTACACTGGATGAAGTCTGTTCGTTAATGCTCAGTGTGTGCAGCCAGGCTAACCAACTAGGTGTGAGTAATATTTTACTCTCCGATGGCAACTATTTATTTGTGTTTTGTTCAAATCGACTCAGCTGGATAACACGAAGATCTCCTTTTGGTGAAGCTAAATTGTGTGATGATGATATTAAAGTGGATTTCTCATCAGTCACGACAGAAAACGATGTCGTCACCGTAATTGCAACCACGCCTTTAACGAATAATGAACATTGGCACGAAATGAAACCCGGCGAATTACGCGTATTCAAAGAAGGTGAGAGTGTATGGCAGGGATACTCAGAACCCGTGATACACAAAAAAACGGCTGATTTATAA
- a CDS encoding AMP-binding protein, translated as MSEIYRHTNYPGNMKAEVNPDAYETVVDLFNEKVKTWGHKPAFTCMGKTLTYGELDVLSAQFAAYLQNSTDLEPGDRIALQMPNILQFPIAIWGAMRAGLVVVNTNPLYTDRELEHQMNDSGAKAIVVYAGMAAQVLRLQSKTPIERVIVTEIADMHPPIKRALVNTVVKRVKKMVPAYDASSTVSFRDALNEGKKFSYRPVKTGHDDPIIFQYTGGTTGVAKGAMLTNRNLIANMLQSYEFFQISLNDGEETFITPLPLYHIYAFTVHGMVLMYTGNHSVLIPNPRDIPAFVKELASNEFTGFVGLNTLFVALCNNEGFQKLDFSKLKFTISGGMALTHAAADQWENTTGCPIYEGYGMTESSPVISFNPPTFQQIGTIGIPAPSTEVRIVGEDGEIQPFGERGELCVRGPQVMKGYWNRPADTESTIDSDGFLKTGDIAILQEDGYLRIVDRKKDMIVVSGFNVYPNEIEDVLASHPDVVECAAIGVPNEKTGEAIKVFVVAQNSVTEESLIAHCRENLTGYKVPKLFEFRDELPKTNVGKVLRRELRPTE; from the coding sequence ATGAGCGAGATTTATCGTCACACGAATTATCCTGGGAACATGAAAGCCGAAGTGAACCCGGATGCCTATGAAACTGTTGTTGATCTATTTAATGAAAAGGTTAAAACATGGGGCCATAAGCCCGCATTTACCTGCATGGGCAAAACACTAACTTATGGTGAACTCGATGTTCTTTCTGCGCAATTTGCGGCCTATTTGCAAAACAGTACTGATTTAGAACCCGGTGACCGTATTGCGCTGCAAATGCCTAATATTCTTCAGTTTCCAATTGCAATTTGGGGCGCCATGCGTGCCGGTCTAGTGGTTGTTAATACGAACCCACTCTATACCGATCGCGAGCTAGAACACCAAATGAACGATTCTGGCGCAAAAGCGATTGTTGTTTACGCTGGTATGGCGGCACAGGTGTTACGTTTACAATCTAAAACTCCAATAGAGCGCGTCATTGTCACTGAAATTGCAGACATGCATCCGCCCATTAAACGAGCACTGGTCAATACCGTAGTAAAGCGTGTTAAGAAAATGGTTCCTGCCTATGATGCCAGTTCGACTGTGTCGTTTAGAGATGCGCTAAATGAAGGTAAGAAGTTTTCTTATCGGCCCGTGAAAACAGGTCACGATGACCCGATTATTTTTCAATATACCGGTGGTACTACAGGTGTCGCAAAAGGCGCCATGCTGACAAACCGCAACCTAATTGCCAATATGTTGCAGTCTTATGAGTTCTTCCAGATCAGCCTTAACGATGGTGAAGAGACCTTTATTACGCCATTACCGCTGTATCACATCTATGCATTTACCGTACATGGCATGGTATTAATGTATACGGGTAATCACAGTGTACTTATTCCGAATCCGCGTGATATCCCTGCGTTTGTGAAAGAACTTGCTAGCAATGAATTTACAGGTTTTGTTGGTTTAAACACACTATTCGTAGCGCTTTGCAATAATGAAGGGTTCCAAAAGCTCGACTTCAGCAAGTTAAAGTTTACCATTTCTGGTGGTATGGCGTTAACACACGCCGCGGCTGATCAATGGGAAAACACGACGGGTTGCCCTATTTATGAGGGTTACGGCATGACCGAATCGTCACCAGTGATTAGCTTTAACCCGCCTACATTTCAGCAAATTGGCACCATTGGTATTCCTGCACCGAGCACCGAAGTTCGAATTGTGGGTGAAGATGGCGAAATACAGCCATTCGGTGAGCGCGGTGAGCTTTGTGTTCGTGGGCCGCAAGTTATGAAAGGCTATTGGAATCGTCCTGCCGATACAGAAAGCACAATTGATTCCGATGGGTTCCTCAAAACCGGTGATATCGCAATTTTGCAAGAAGACGGTTACTTACGCATTGTCGATCGTAAGAAAGATATGATTGTGGTTTCTGGATTTAACGTATATCCAAATGAAATTGAAGACGTTCTAGCGAGCCACCCGGACGTAGTTGAATGCGCTGCGATCGGAGTACCTAATGAGAAAACAGGTGAAGCCATTAAAGTGTTTGTTGTGGCGCAAAATAGCGTGACTGAAGAATCTTTGATCGCCCATTGCCGCGAAAATCTAACAGGGTATAAAGTACCTAAACTATTTGAGTTTAGAGACGAGCTGCCTAAAACAAACGTCGGTAAAGTGTTGCGTCGCGAACTAAGACCAACTGAGTAA
- the hrpA gene encoding ATP-dependent RNA helicase HrpA: MPDCHSFRVIMSDLATNKLVTVDQVRASFSKCMVKDRHALKLQCQKIGSLEKQHKPTDSAHQRLDTLFRSSSEAFNKRSENLPEVNLEESLPVSEHAEQIRAAIRDHQVVVIAGETGSGKTTQIPKLCLLEGRGIAGLIGHTQPRRLAARSVATRIAEELKVKLGETVGYQVRFTDESSAQTAIKLMTDGILLSEIQHDPYLNKYDTIIIDEAHERSLNIDFLLGYLKRLLVKRKDLKVIITSATIDVERFSKHFNNAPVIEVSGRSFPVDVLYRPMSTEESDYSADLPSAILEAVEEIEQLEKSGETASKGGDILVFLPGEREIREAFNTLKQGNLFNTELLPLYARLSASEQLRIFSKHSGRRIVLSTNVAETSLTVPGIHYVIDTGLARMSRYSYRSKIQRLPIEGVSQASANQRAGRCGRVAPGLCIRLYSEEDFQTRPEFTDPEILRTNLASVILQMLNMRLGQVEDFPFVEPPDARMIRDGYTLLNELAAVQKNGKLTSIGKDLARLPVDPRIGRMVIAANQQGSLNEVLIIASALSVPDPRERPQDKQQAATEKHAQDKDPDSDFIAFVNLWNRYEEQRQSLSQNQLRKYCKTQFLNYLRMREWRDIHRQLFLMCKELGFKLNAQPAGYEAIHKGLLAGLLSQIATYKEEKTYTAARGRHCVIHPSSVHRRRGPKWFVTAELVETTQVFARTVAKIEPSWVEPLASHLVKRNYSEPHYEKKQGQVTAKETVLLYGLPIVASRSVHYGRIDPDLSREIFIRSALVEGELTTKAPFFKYNQRLLEDVLDLEDKARRKDILVDEDTLYQFYDEKLPHDIVNNSGFHAWLKKQPKDALNFDPTLLVSDNASNVSDQAFPDTLNMNGMVLPLNYRFEPGHEKDGVTLKVPAAAVAQLSKAQLSWLVPGLLREKITALLKGLPKSYRRNFVPVPNYVDALMQSIEPSDEPIHKVITERLFRMTGIRVPEDQWPEERITDHLRFRYEVVNDQGKVVAAGRNVDELLKPANDAAQSQTSTPKKEQATIKSDTEWSFGELPEFEHHMQAGIKIQMYPALVDKVSSVSRERFTSQDWAAHEHQKGVWRLAQFAYQQPLNFLAKNLPKFKESALLFAPYGKADALKQDILMGTVQKTLDASTNIPRSKLEFEAWIESRRGDLVERGETLALQVHEQLLVHHRIRKQLKGKMSFTTAFIFADVASQLDNLIYPGYISATEGSVFNELLRYLNGAEARLNRTSGIPASENMVVDELQEIWQRFKVKQATSMKMQQYSPELMDYRWMIEEYRVSLFAQKLGTRFPISAKRLEKQWQKVKDS; the protein is encoded by the coding sequence TTGCCCGATTGTCATAGTTTTCGGGTCATCATGTCAGATTTAGCAACAAACAAGCTTGTTACAGTCGATCAAGTTCGAGCCTCCTTTTCTAAGTGTATGGTGAAAGACCGTCACGCCTTAAAATTGCAGTGCCAAAAAATTGGGTCGCTAGAAAAGCAACACAAACCAACGGACTCCGCTCATCAACGCTTAGATACATTATTCCGATCTTCTTCCGAAGCATTTAATAAACGGTCAGAAAACCTTCCTGAGGTGAATTTAGAAGAAAGCTTGCCGGTTAGCGAACATGCCGAACAAATTCGGGCGGCTATACGCGATCACCAAGTAGTGGTCATTGCAGGTGAAACCGGCTCAGGTAAAACAACGCAAATACCAAAGTTGTGTTTGCTTGAAGGCAGAGGCATTGCAGGATTAATCGGCCATACCCAACCTCGGCGTTTGGCTGCTCGGTCGGTTGCTACACGCATCGCAGAAGAGCTCAAGGTAAAGTTAGGTGAAACTGTCGGCTATCAAGTGCGATTTACCGACGAATCGAGCGCGCAAACGGCCATCAAGCTAATGACTGACGGGATATTGCTCAGTGAAATACAGCATGATCCTTATTTGAATAAGTACGATACGATCATTATCGATGAAGCACATGAACGCAGTTTAAATATCGATTTTCTTTTAGGCTACTTAAAGCGCCTGCTGGTTAAGCGAAAAGATCTAAAAGTGATCATCACATCGGCTACTATCGATGTAGAGCGGTTTTCTAAGCATTTTAACAACGCTCCAGTTATTGAAGTCAGTGGTCGATCTTTTCCTGTCGATGTACTGTATCGGCCTATGAGCACAGAAGAGTCGGATTACTCGGCCGACTTGCCGAGCGCTATTCTTGAGGCTGTTGAGGAGATTGAGCAGCTGGAAAAAAGCGGAGAGACCGCCTCGAAAGGCGGGGATATCTTGGTGTTTTTGCCAGGCGAGCGCGAAATTCGAGAGGCTTTTAATACGCTTAAACAAGGCAATTTATTCAATACCGAGTTGTTACCTTTGTATGCGCGGTTGAGCGCTAGTGAGCAATTGCGTATTTTTTCTAAGCACAGTGGCCGACGAATCGTGTTGTCAACTAACGTAGCAGAAACCTCGTTGACGGTTCCGGGTATTCACTATGTTATAGACACTGGGTTAGCTCGCATGAGCCGATACAGTTATCGTTCAAAAATTCAACGTTTGCCGATTGAAGGGGTATCACAAGCGTCAGCAAACCAACGTGCTGGACGCTGTGGTCGAGTTGCACCGGGTTTGTGTATACGTCTATACAGCGAAGAAGATTTTCAAACGCGCCCAGAATTTACAGATCCTGAGATTCTGCGAACCAATTTGGCATCCGTTATTTTGCAAATGCTAAATATGCGCTTAGGGCAAGTGGAAGATTTTCCATTTGTTGAGCCACCCGATGCTCGGATGATTCGCGATGGTTATACCTTACTTAACGAATTAGCCGCGGTTCAAAAAAATGGTAAGTTAACCTCAATAGGTAAAGACTTAGCCAGGTTACCCGTTGACCCTCGTATTGGTCGTATGGTGATAGCGGCTAACCAACAAGGCTCCTTAAACGAAGTATTGATAATTGCCAGCGCACTGTCGGTGCCCGATCCTCGTGAGCGCCCGCAAGATAAACAGCAAGCGGCAACCGAAAAGCATGCACAAGATAAAGACCCCGACTCGGATTTCATTGCCTTTGTAAATTTGTGGAATCGTTATGAAGAGCAGCGCCAATCGTTGTCGCAAAACCAGCTTAGAAAATACTGTAAAACACAGTTTCTAAATTATTTGCGTATGCGTGAGTGGCGCGATATTCACCGGCAATTGTTTTTAATGTGCAAAGAGTTAGGCTTTAAATTAAATGCGCAGCCCGCGGGTTATGAGGCCATTCATAAAGGTCTACTGGCAGGTCTATTGAGCCAAATTGCAACGTATAAAGAAGAAAAAACTTACACCGCCGCGCGAGGCCGACATTGTGTGATACACCCATCATCAGTGCATCGTCGTAGAGGTCCAAAGTGGTTTGTAACCGCCGAGCTGGTAGAAACCACACAGGTTTTTGCGCGCACAGTAGCGAAAATAGAGCCAAGTTGGGTAGAACCGCTGGCTTCTCATTTGGTCAAACGTAATTACTCTGAGCCGCATTATGAGAAAAAGCAAGGGCAGGTAACTGCAAAAGAAACTGTTTTACTTTACGGTTTACCCATTGTTGCATCACGCTCAGTACATTATGGGCGAATAGATCCTGATTTATCGCGCGAAATATTTATTCGCAGCGCCTTGGTTGAAGGTGAGCTCACCACAAAAGCACCCTTTTTTAAGTACAATCAGCGCTTACTCGAAGATGTTTTAGATTTAGAAGACAAGGCGCGCCGAAAAGATATTCTAGTCGATGAAGATACGTTGTATCAATTCTATGATGAAAAACTACCACACGATATCGTGAACAACTCTGGGTTTCATGCTTGGCTTAAAAAACAGCCTAAAGATGCACTCAACTTTGATCCAACCTTACTGGTTTCAGACAATGCTTCTAATGTTAGTGATCAGGCGTTTCCCGACACCTTGAATATGAATGGCATGGTTCTGCCATTAAATTATCGCTTTGAACCCGGGCATGAAAAAGATGGCGTGACTTTAAAAGTACCGGCAGCTGCGGTAGCGCAACTTTCCAAAGCACAATTAAGTTGGTTGGTTCCTGGACTGCTACGTGAAAAAATTACAGCGCTGTTAAAAGGCCTGCCAAAATCTTATCGACGTAACTTTGTACCCGTGCCTAACTATGTAGATGCCTTAATGCAATCAATTGAGCCCAGTGATGAACCAATACACAAAGTGATTACTGAGCGACTTTTTAGAATGACAGGGATTCGGGTTCCTGAAGATCAGTGGCCGGAAGAGCGGATAACCGATCATTTAAGGTTTCGGTATGAAGTTGTCAATGATCAAGGTAAAGTCGTTGCAGCCGGGCGTAATGTTGATGAACTCCTGAAGCCCGCCAATGATGCCGCTCAGTCACAAACATCGACACCTAAAAAAGAACAGGCGACCATTAAGAGCGATACCGAATGGTCTTTTGGAGAGCTGCCCGAGTTTGAGCACCATATGCAAGCGGGCATTAAAATTCAAATGTACCCGGCTTTAGTTGATAAAGTCTCTTCTGTCAGTAGAGAGCGGTTTACCAGCCAAGATTGGGCCGCTCATGAGCATCAAAAAGGAGTGTGGCGCTTAGCGCAGTTTGCTTACCAGCAGCCGTTGAACTTTTTAGCGAAAAATTTACCTAAGTTTAAAGAATCCGCATTATTGTTTGCACCTTACGGAAAAGCCGACGCGTTAAAGCAAGATATATTAATGGGTACTGTGCAAAAAACGTTAGACGCCTCTACAAATATACCGAGATCAAAGCTTGAGTTTGAAGCATGGATAGAAAGCCGGCGTGGGGATTTGGTGGAGCGTGGTGAAACGTTGGCCTTGCAAGTACATGAGCAGTTACTCGTGCATCACCGCATCAGAAAGCAATTGAAAGGTAAAATGAGCTTTACCACAGCCTTTATTTTTGCGGATGTCGCCAGCCAACTCGATAATTTAATCTACCCTGGTTACATCAGTGCGACAGAAGGCTCAGTATTTAACGAACTACTGCGTTACCTTAATGGTGCGGAAGCCCGTTTAAATCGAACGTCGGGGATTCCTGCCTCGGAAAATATGGTGGTAGACGAATTACAAGAAATCTGGCAACGTTTCAAAGTAAAGCAAGCCACTAGTATGAAAATGCAACAGTATTCTCCGGAGCTAATGGACTATCGATGGATGATTGAAGAGTATAGAGTGTCATTGTTTGCACAAAAGTTAGGCACTCGCTTTCCGATTTCGGCAAAACGGCTAGAAAAACAATGGCAAAAGGTGAAGGACTCATGA
- a CDS encoding alpha/beta hydrolase — MAKGEGLMTPTIREERLKIPTVHGGQLFLRCIEQQESSRAVVLMLHGLGSSGDVFIGEGHGLANYLSELGFTCYVPDLIGHGQSWPHISRHLEHSVHDIVEEDLVRIFSQIEKTLNGRPLYVVGQGFGSVLLLSAFAKHPLIQKLTEGFVHFNARRSTTISGASHRLLSKALWRKLMNGVGAVRGDVPLHWTSQANQPEALSWYRTFLNWSEGDWVDEVDQFNYAAKIRALTLPPSLYLASRSQGYWSNTADVREFMRELGTHNARMLILAKGDGNLRNYNSLSMLQHDDAWVDHFPVILDWLNERIRQQGQPV, encoded by the coding sequence ATGGCAAAAGGTGAAGGACTCATGACCCCGACGATTCGCGAAGAACGTCTAAAAATACCCACTGTACATGGTGGGCAATTGTTCTTAAGGTGTATAGAGCAACAAGAAAGTTCGCGCGCCGTAGTGCTAATGTTGCATGGCCTTGGAAGCTCAGGCGATGTATTTATTGGTGAAGGGCATGGTTTAGCGAATTATTTAAGTGAATTAGGCTTCACCTGTTATGTACCCGATTTAATTGGCCATGGTCAAAGTTGGCCGCATATTAGTCGTCACCTAGAGCACAGTGTGCACGATATCGTCGAAGAAGACTTAGTGCGTATATTTTCTCAAATAGAAAAAACACTCAACGGCCGTCCATTGTATGTGGTGGGGCAAGGCTTTGGTTCTGTGTTGCTGCTATCCGCCTTTGCTAAGCACCCACTCATCCAGAAATTGACGGAAGGGTTCGTTCACTTTAATGCGCGACGAAGTACAACCATTTCGGGGGCTAGCCATCGATTGCTGTCTAAAGCATTGTGGCGAAAGTTAATGAATGGAGTTGGGGCGGTACGAGGTGACGTACCCTTACATTGGACATCGCAAGCGAATCAACCAGAGGCTTTAAGCTGGTATCGGACCTTTCTAAATTGGTCAGAAGGCGATTGGGTCGACGAAGTCGATCAATTTAATTATGCCGCCAAAATCAGGGCGCTCACTTTACCTCCCAGCTTGTATTTAGCCTCACGCAGCCAAGGTTATTGGTCTAACACCGCTGATGTACGTGAGTTTATGCGAGAGTTGGGCACTCATAACGCGCGAATGCTCATTTTAGCCAAAGGCGACGGTAATTTACGCAACTACAATAGCCTTTCGATGCTGCAACATGATGATGCCTGGGTCGATCATTTCCCTGTAATTCTCGATTGGTTAAATGAACGGATTCGTCAACAAGGTCAACCTGTTTAA